TAGACCTTAGCAAGACAAAGCTATAGTAGAAAAGCACATCATCAGTTGTGTCTTTTAAGTGAAACAGACATCATTATAGTAATCTATATGATGCCTGATAAGCATGAAAGCAATCCTCTACATACCCCAGTAATTTCAATAATCATACAATACCATATCTATTTCTCTTTAAAGATATaaatgaaatggaaaaaaaaaaaaaacgcaaatcATTCTcatagatctttttttttttgataaatcatAAATCATTCTCATTGATCTTATGAACCGATCAATGCAATATCGAAAATGGGTCCCTTGCATAAAAAAGAATCATGTGAACTAATCTACAAATACATGTTATTACAGTATTAGTGCCACAGCACATAAAATGCAAGACTTATCTAGGATTACTACATCTTTTGAGTCTTTCATGAccaaaatttgaattcttaGAAAACATACCATATAGAGAATGACCAAATATATCTCTGTACTTCAGCATAGTACTAAAcgctacttttttttaataagcatAGTTCTAAATGGTACTAAATGCCCCCCTCCCCCCATCCCACCCGAAAAAAGAATGACCGTTACAAATGTTAGGTTACCAAACAACTCAAGCACATAAGAAGCAATATCTTTATGATTcaattgttctctctctctctctctctctctctctctctcttatttcaAGTAAAGtactaaaattaacaaaaaggaATGAGAAAGCAATACATTCTAGAAATATCACAATTGTACTAACTTTTAGCCTTTTAGATCAAGCTGAAAGTACAAAGTTCCAAGTTGGCATCCCATAAAGTACACAAATCTTTTACAACGACATCAGACAAGAAAGTATGTATAATAAATGACATATTATACGcaattatatacatataaatgcAGTCATATCCAAACaagtatttttcaaaaactttacAACTAGATGCACCCCAAGTACACTTAATACACATGGCATTATCCACATCTCCAAATggaaaccaaaattttcaactcCGTGAATCTTCAACTCCACATCTAGTACAGTCTAAACCGTCCTTGGTCCTTACAACGACTTAATAATTAACAATTCGAAAAATTCTAAGCTTTTTAATGTTTCCTTTCCCTCAATCTTGCTTATTCTCCACATGTCTTTCCCAATTCATCCACCAAACACCAATTGCAAAATCAAAAGATTTCAACTTTACATTCCAAAACCCCcccaaaaagacaaaaatccCAGTTCTCCAAAAAACCTCTCCAACCTATAAACACCCATCAAtttaacacaaacccaaaaacccagaTCACATCTCAAACCCATTATTCTCACAAAATCCCAAAAACCCAGAtcacatcacaaaaaaaaaacctaaaaaacctacaaatttttcaccaaaatcaaaaaatccCAACACACACTACACCctcaaaaaaacataaaaacattaaaaaaaaaaaatcataaaaaagaagagacaaaaaggGTGTACCGGAATGTATCTGATTTTACGACGAGGTGGTTCCTCCAGGGCAGCCGCCACGTCACTCTTGTTCCCCACATTAACGGTATTGTTGCTGttgctattgttgttgttattgttgttgttgttgttgttattggtgTTCTGGCTTTGAGTGATTGGGGTCCACTTGTAAAGCAAGAGATGAGAACCGTTATTACCGTTACTACTCGTACCGTTGGCGGTGGCGGTCACGGTGGCGCCACTGTGATTGTGAATCTGATGAGAATgattgtggttgttgtggcTGTTGTTGTGGTTGTCCTTAGTAGAAGGAGCTACATGGACCCACTTCTTCTTCCACTTCCGAACCGGCCCAGTGAACACAGTGGCCGGGCCGTACCGAGTCGAGGTCCTACCGAGTCGGGCCCCAACTCCTTCcatcactcactcactcactgaTCTCTCCGATCCctctattaattttaaaaattatacacaaattttaacgataattttttttttctctctctaaaaaaaaaaaaaaaaaaactttttttggttttggttttcgCAGTGTGcgctttgtttttctctctagGGAAAGAGAGACAGATGtcctttttataataaaagatGGGTTGCGATTGGGTGTTTCCGTGTCGGTGTGACTAATGTTCTGGCCAATCAGAGCCGTGCAAAACGTGAACTCTTATTTTCCCAGATTGGGTATTGCCGATTGGCTATTTTGGGGGTGATGTGATTCCTCTAATCCTCAAATGATTGAGACTTCGGGagtttccctctcttttttttttttttttgataagaattATAGAATCTAATGATTGGGATTTGGAAGAAGTAAGTCCCTAAAGTTGtcgtttcttttttcttttcctttttttttttttttttttttctgcagagagtatatatatgtatattaacaaaaacctatcaaaaaaaaaaaaaaacaaaattttttttttgggaagtgtCACTTTGATTTGATAATTAATTGACAACTCAAATGAGTTAAGATTTTTTGTTGCAGAAGATTAACGAATTCAATCATGTGATGTATGTACGGTTTCTGTCACATAGCATATGATTAACTTATTAGATTTTAGTgataaatattactaaaatgtACTATTTGATCATGGTTAAAGGAATAATGGTTTAAATTGAGAGTTTAAGGACCTTTccaataaaattctaaaaagaaatACCATTccaataatgatatttttttttaaaaaaccttttattattattttttctcacttgCAAAACTAGTAATACAAATTTAGACTCTATGTCTCTATGACATGTTGCTATGcctatttttcaattattatagAATTTGCATCATGTAAATTAGTATCTTTTATCATTTATAAgacattttaatatttataaataaaataaaattaaatgacacaTGGTGTAAAATGCCGTAACTTGTATCTAATATCTAAACCTATTGTATCATGCAATACCTCATAACActttaccttttaaaaaaatttaaaaattcttttaattatcagctttttttcacttttttaactCTCTTTAATAAATAGTTAATATTACAAggtaattttttaacttttgatttAAACCATTAAAAAGATATTGCACGGTACAATAGCCCCAATAACTTAAAGAACCAATTTAATGCatttaaaacatgtatttatTACGTGGcaatcaaattatttataagaaataaaaaatctaaatgaAAGGGAGTTAAGCCTAATTAAGTAACTATCTCAAAAGTTAATGGAATAGCGTCAACACATGGAGAGAACACATTTGGACAAAATGTCAAATAGTTGAACTTCAAGTTTAAATAAGATTGACCTTCAAATGAAATGGATTCACCACACATACATCCAAATTCTGCTTACATAGTCttgtaatttcaagttttaGCATAGACTTAGTTTTGAATGTACCTATGTTGCTACGTTAATGCAAGCAACGTATCTTTCAATACtacaatttctaaaaattaatgttatttATGGTTGGTTTGAATTGAGGGTGGAGAAGGGGGAGCAAAAGGGAGTTGAGTCTATAATTGGCCAAAAATTAGACTTATTTTTGGCAAACTTTACTTTACCTTTTCTACTCTccttcaatccaaatggactATTAGTATAACTTAGTACTCGTTTGGGTACTACTGAAAAGGCAGCGTCTTGCGTCTACGTTttcgttttcttctttctttcttttctttttttctttttagatgcGCTTTCTGTGGCTATAGTGTGTTTTCAGTGGGTTCCgtgtactgttcatgggacctacaaacctctttttttcaataaaatttttattaaaaatgagtttcacggcactattcacatatttaaaaattattttgttacagtattttcagttttcagcaaaataagtgataTTTAAACACGGttaactttaaaattattttatgtaatgaAGTCCTCAAGTTagctttaaaatttcaaatggaTTATTTAGTAGCCTTATATGCTATATGCTACATTTTTTATTAGATCACGGTTAACTTTTAGCCAACTTCTAATTGAGTCTATATCATCATAGTTTTGATTAAGTCCACTTTGTTGAGGTATTACCGAACTCTTAACCTTTTTAATACGAAGTCAGGCAAAATCCTCAAGAATCAAGATAGCTTCTAGCCAAAAACAAGAAGTAGCCTTAAGACCACAAGTAAATAAGATTTTACCATCGATCAAGCATTTAtctatttactttttaaataaacgattttattgttttctctAATTTTGTTGCAAACGAAGGGATTACCTCTCTAATGTTACCGAGTTGTTGTAAATTAACCTAAGAATGATAAACCAACAATTGTATTATGTGAATTTTAATCTATAATCGGAGATTGGATCATTAGATTGATATCGGTGGAgtcagtttatttatttatttatttatttttaagtcaaTAGTTAGAGAAAGgggattcaaactttgaaaGCTTTCTTTTGAAAAATCCTAGTACCAATTGAACTACAAGTTTATGGCATCCATTTCATGAAAATTGCTCTTTGGTTAATGGCCAAAACTCCAATAGCACTCCACTctctatatttttcttaatgtGATTCTTGATTTGATGCATTAAAAAAAGTTCACTCACCTAAATCACATACTAAATAGATCTTTGATATGAAGGTATCATTTGATTTGAAGTATATTTGGAagtaattttttgctaaaagtatttTTGCTAGCAGTTGGTTGGAGTATAGTTGTAACCAAAAGAAATGAGACtttttaaaaagatatatatacaAGCAAATAAGTTAAAAACACTTGATATAGTTAAAAGTCCCAGAGGGCTCTTTGAAGCTTAATGTAGATGCATTCATAGAGAGCCCAAAAACTTAAAGTAGCTGTCTTTCATTAAAAGATGAGATTATACCAAATGAAGTGCTTAAACTTTGTgataatttgtcaaaaatactATGCATAAACGAGGTTGTtgcttttattatatattcatATGAATCATATCCTAGTGCATAATAAAGAATGTGCAATGAAAAGCATAGCTCACGTGTTTTGTAAGggctattttaaatattttatatttgcatGCATAATGGATCCTGTAATTGATGCAGTATAAtgattttacaaaaataataaaatcacgTGATTATCAATGTGGCCAATTgctaattctcaaaaaaaaaaaaaaaaaaaaaagcttctgCAAATGATATTTTGGGCCTGTTGGCATATCACCCATCTTGTGGCCTTGTGGGGTTTGGACCAGGTTTCATCAATTCTATTtacacaacccaaaaaaaaggccTATTTctttatctatatttatatctataCTACTGATAACTTGGTTTTCTATTTGAGTTTCATCATTTTTCCTATGtattaaaatattctcaaataaattcttaaactttctaaaatacccatattttttagttaaataattttaaattaaaaagcacaaatctctctaaatttttattttcaaatatactttccaacaaagtctctatttttttcctattctattttaatattctttcttttttattatttttggatgaatatttatttttaatctcccTCTATcccatttaaatattatctctctatcattttttttcttaggtaatttattcattaatttatcaacaaaaattatcattagatacgcattacttaaaaaaaaaaaaaaatgaattaaaccCATTGCACCAAACAATTAAACTCGTTGGGTGTGTTATAACCccagtctacaactacaaaggttagaccattttgtagttgtactctagtcatgtaatatattataaacccggtttaaaacacttgttattattttcgtgtatgttctaataagtattattgtttactaaaaaaaaaaacacacttggctaattaaacaaaaattatcattacccattacaattaaaataaataaaaataaaatttaaacccACACCTACATTTAAACCCAAAACACTCAGCTAATTTAAGAGAGGGAGAGAACAGCAAATGCCAAAGAGGCAACGAGAGAAAGAACAAGCGAGAGATCTTGCTCCACCGTTGTCGGCGGAGAATCGGCGTTCACAATGCCAAGCTGCGCCTTCCGCTCCCTCCACCGCCGCTTGTCTTTCTCCCCAATGTAGCCCAGATGGGTCAGATGGCTTTTGtctatttttctttcccttttgttgttatgatttgattagtttttaagactatgtttttgagtttttattttgattatgcttgagtttagagatgtttaagaaagaaaggatttggaatttgttgtgtttgtagcaGGGACAGACCCAAGATTTCGAGCTAGGGGGCTagagtataaataaaaaaagaaatcatgaaattttaaataagcatctatttagtattaacaaactatcaaaaaagaaaaatacaaaaaaattttgttttgtaatacATTATAATACAATCATCTAGAATTAAAGACAAAAACACAAAGCTTTATTGTTTCTTACTAcattagagcatttgcattagctcatgcaaaaatttctatctattttagcataataacttacttttttgttttatatactcactattatttattttacgtTACATTTCATCagaataatattttcttatcaattttttattattatctcaaatcatctctcttttcctcaaccaaaaatcattgtcctcaatctaaataatttctaaaacattcatttgcatagcaacaataattatgtaaattttccCAATCAACCTAAAATACATCCACATTAGTCAATATATCATTATACAAAAATACATTTGCGCTaaaataattgtgtaaatttgcaaaaatacatttgttctaaagtaattgtgtaaatttgaaTAGTTCCTATGGCTATAGTACAAATGTATTTTTGCACAATAATACATAAACTGATGTGAGTATATTATGGGGTTAATTGGACAAATTTGGGGTCTTATGCTATTTTACAACTTATGCAAATactattacaataaaatcaatgtaaaattaGAGGGAAGGGgcctaaaatttttgaaagagtgggccaaaaataaaattgtaaaaaatatacctatatatataggtatatatatatatttttttaaaaagtgaatattgtgaatatttaaaagaaaattgagaggATTTTTGGTTTTAGAAAGGTTATAAAagtgaatatttaaaaaaaattttgagaggaTTTTTGGTTTTAGAGAGGTTTAGGACCCGTttggtaatattattttaataatattatttgtattttttaaaaatatatatagataaaaaaatatataaaaatacatgtaatattatttaaaaattgaaaacagttGTTTATGTCTATATACCAAacactttttaagttttaagagTTGTTATTCTCCGGTTCTCTCCCGTTTTAATATGGATGAATGCTGTTTTAATATGGGTGAATGCCAAGTGGAAACAGAACAATccaaaggccaaaaaataggcCATtaaattctctcttctttctccaCTCTCCTGTTACTTTCAcctgttctctctctctctctctctctttctttttcctctttctctaaACTGACCAAACCTGAGCATCATAAACATCGAAACAAAAGGGACAAAAGagagtttatcaaaaaaaaaaaaaaagggacaaaggATGTGAGTTCTGTgcaaccaaaggaaaaaaaaagaagccacgAAACAAAtccaatattttatttgataatttttcatataGAGCTGAGTCGGCACAAAGATCAGAGCTTGCTGGCCAGAGAAAATCGGTGCTTGAGGAGACCAAAAAGGAGTTAAAGATCTCTATTCTCTCAGGGGAAGCCAAGAAAATACTGCTGTGTAAGGTCAAAGGTGGGTGTGAGATTACCATCCTTACCCTTATACCCAACCTTCCTATTGGGAGGATCCCAATCTGACCACTCTTGCCAAGAATGATAAAATCCCAAGCACACAGCACTCACAtcctttgttcttttt
The Quercus lobata isolate SW786 chromosome 10, ValleyOak3.0 Primary Assembly, whole genome shotgun sequence DNA segment above includes these coding regions:
- the LOC115965697 gene encoding WD repeat-containing protein 48 homolog gives rise to the protein MEGVGARLGRTSTRYGPATVFTGPVRKWKKKWVHVAPSTKDNHNNSHNNHNHSHQIHNHSGATVTATANGTSSNGNNGSHLLLYKWTPITQSQNTNNNNNNNNNNNNSNSNNTVNVGNKSDVAAALEEPPRRKIRYIPIAVLEEQKNEDAENEAAEQVDDDDDDDDDDDKQIDIDPNATESTARVEVLDEKPDINDVPMEENQDNNQLVRQDLNERTLDLSLGLKAHDDDHDPDSKTD